The following proteins are encoded in a genomic region of Rattus rattus isolate New Zealand chromosome 2, Rrattus_CSIRO_v1, whole genome shotgun sequence:
- the LOC116893385 gene encoding LOW QUALITY PROTEIN: RNA-binding motif protein, X chromosome-like (The sequence of the model RefSeq protein was modified relative to this genomic sequence to represent the inferred CDS: deleted 1 base in 1 codon) produces the protein MFQLLQATELGSFGHVALDLEFREVESSQLGFKPRLEHQRRKSGPEGRAAEDLVAILQAESCKRSRPIRTVPPVLGSLRREKKKKKMTEANRPKKLLISELSRELKQKILRVLFMKYGQIVDAILNKDHETNQSRRRCNNGAAFQNPAGVKGAGAAGDVHGKLSDGKAGVEQGKANRVEHATNAAFGGGRLGPPPPPPRCTGPPRGGRRRRRRRGRRSRRLPTYVANGSSSTKY, from the exons atgttccagctcctgcaagccaCAGAACTCGGAAGCttcggccatgtggctctggatTTAGA GTTCCGTGAGGTGGAATCCTCACAGCTAGGCTTCAAACCGCGGTTAGAGCACCAGAGGAGGAAGAGTGGCCCAGAGGGTCGAGCAGCAGAG GACTTGGTAGCCATCTTACAAGCCGAGAGCTGCAAACGCTCAAGACCCATCAGGACAGTGCCGCCTGTTCTCGGTAGtttgaggagagag aaaaaaaaaaaaaaaatgaccgaAGCAAACCGCCCAAAAAAGCTCCTCATTAGTGAGCTTAGTAGAGAACTCAAGCAGAAAATCCTTAGAGTCCTGTTTATGAAATACGGGCAAATAGTGGATGCCATTTTGAATAAAGATCATGAAACCAACCAATCACGAAGAAGATGCAATAATGGTGCGGCCTTTCAAAACCCCGCAGGTGTTAAGGGTGCGGGTGCAGCAGGAGATGTTCATGGAAAGCTCTCTGACGGAAAAGCTGGAGTGGAGCAAGGAAAAGCCAACAGAGTGGAACATGCCACCAATGCAGCTTTTGGGGGTGGCAGACTTggaccaccacctcctcctcccagatGCACTGGCCCTCCCAGAggtggaagaaggagaagaagaagacgTGGAAGAAGAAGTAGGAGGCTTCCCACATACGTGGCTAATGGCAGCTCCTCCACAAAATATTAG